One genomic segment of Aliarcobacter cibarius includes these proteins:
- a CDS encoding ParA family protein has product MTEIISIANQKGGVGKTTTAVNLSAALALEGKRVLLIDADPQANATTSLGFHRDTYEYNIYHVMLGTKELSEIILDSEIENLKVAPSNIGLVGIEKEFYKNTKERELVLKRKIDTVKADYDYIIIDSPPALGPITINTLSASTSVLIPIQCEFFALEGLAQLLNTIKLVKQTINQSLQIRGFLPTMYSSQNNLSKQVFADLAQHFENKLFKIDDESYVVIPRNIKLAESPSFGKPIMLYDTNSVGTKAYTNLARAIAG; this is encoded by the coding sequence ATGACAGAGATTATTTCAATAGCAAACCAAAAAGGTGGTGTAGGTAAGACTACTACTGCTGTGAATCTTAGTGCCGCACTTGCATTAGAGGGGAAAAGAGTGCTTTTAATAGATGCAGATCCTCAGGCAAATGCAACTACTTCATTAGGATTTCATAGAGATACATACGAATATAATATTTATCATGTAATGCTTGGAACAAAAGAATTAAGTGAAATTATATTAGATTCAGAAATAGAAAATCTAAAAGTAGCACCTTCAAATATAGGTTTAGTAGGAATAGAAAAAGAATTCTATAAAAATACTAAAGAAAGGGAACTTGTATTAAAAAGAAAAATTGATACGGTTAAAGCTGATTATGATTATATAATAATTGATTCACCACCTGCACTAGGACCAATCACAATAAATACGTTAAGTGCCTCAACATCAGTTTTGATTCCAATTCAATGTGAGTTTTTTGCTTTAGAAGGATTAGCTCAATTGTTAAATACAATAAAGTTGGTTAAGCAAACAATTAATCAAAGTCTTCAAATTAGAGGTTTTTTACCAACAATGTATAGTTCTCAAAATAACTTATCAAAACAAGTTTTTGCAGACTTAGCACAACATTTTGAAAATAAGTTATTTAAAATAGATGATGAATCATACGTAGTAATTCCGAGAAATATAAAACTAGCAGAAAGTCCTAGTTTTGGTAAACCAATTATGCTTTATGATACAAATTCAGTTGGAACTAAAGCTTACACAAATTTAGCAAGAGCAATTGCTGGATAA
- a CDS encoding biotin--[acetyl-CoA-carboxylase] ligase, producing the protein MEIIRLNEVDSTQIFLKNYILEFGYKTPICVVTDLQKAGIGSRGNSWIGNKGNLFFSFVLSKDLLPKDLPIQSASIYFTYILKNILQKNGSNVWIKWPNDFYIGNVKIGGTITTLSKDLLYCGIGINLVEVSENYGVLDIKIDQDFILFEYFKEVEKIISWKQIFSLFKIEFQKSRNYKTTVDGQKISLENAILNDDGSIHIENKKVFSLR; encoded by the coding sequence ATGGAAATAATAAGATTAAATGAAGTTGATTCAACACAGATTTTTTTAAAAAATTATATTTTAGAGTTTGGATATAAAACTCCTATATGTGTTGTTACTGATTTACAAAAAGCTGGAATTGGAAGTAGGGGTAACTCTTGGATAGGTAATAAAGGAAACCTCTTTTTCTCTTTTGTTCTAAGTAAAGATTTACTTCCAAAAGATTTACCGATTCAAAGTGCTTCAATATATTTTACCTATATTTTAAAAAATATTTTACAAAAAAATGGTTCAAATGTTTGGATAAAATGGCCGAATGATTTTTATATTGGGAATGTAAAAATTGGTGGGACTATTACTACTTTATCTAAAGATTTACTTTATTGTGGAATAGGGATAAACTTAGTAGAAGTATCCGAAAATTACGGGGTTTTAGATATAAAAATTGACCAAGATTTTATATTGTTTGAGTATTTTAAAGAAGTCGAAAAAATTATCTCATGGAAGCAGATTTTTAGTCTATTTAAGATAGAATTTCAAAAAAGCAGAAACTACAAAACAACAGTAGATGGTCAAAAAATATCGCTAGAAAATGCAATATTAAACGATGATGGTTCAATACATATAGAAAACAAAAAGGTATTTAGTTTAAGATGA
- a CDS encoding AEC family transporter, translating into MLDPILPIAIYLILGYLYKILFQDNSKQLVDFVIYFSLPAIVFSKIYPLTLDSRVVGLIFMFIGVILFNLFLSYIIGKLLRLNKLYLATFMIMATFGNTSFIGFSYIDAFYGQDFIVYGLIYDIFGSFLLLVSVGMFIITWGSGKKNSMVGISKSIFLFPPMIMFFLTIVAKNFEIPEFLIFTSQNLGSTLVPIAMIAIGMKLELKHIFSRIHIVSIAVVLKMFIVPIIVLFTFKYIYGIDQTWVKVTIIEVAMPPMTMAAVLAIKGGLDEKIAINSLVLGVIASLFTITLFVQYLA; encoded by the coding sequence ATGCTTGATCCAATTTTACCAATAGCAATTTACCTAATATTAGGATACTTATATAAAATATTATTTCAAGATAATTCAAAACAACTGGTTGATTTTGTGATTTATTTTTCTCTACCAGCTATTGTATTTTCAAAAATTTATCCGTTAACATTAGATTCAAGAGTTGTTGGTCTAATTTTTATGTTTATTGGAGTAATTTTATTTAATCTTTTTTTATCCTATATAATAGGTAAACTTTTAAGATTAAATAAACTTTATCTTGCAACTTTTATGATTATGGCAACTTTTGGAAATACTTCGTTTATTGGTTTTTCTTATATTGATGCTTTTTATGGCCAAGATTTCATAGTTTATGGTTTGATATATGATATTTTTGGTTCATTTTTATTATTAGTTTCTGTTGGTATGTTTATAATAACTTGGGGAAGTGGTAAAAAAAATAGTATGGTTGGTATTTCAAAATCAATATTTTTATTTCCACCAATGATTATGTTTTTCTTAACAATAGTTGCAAAAAATTTTGAAATACCAGAATTCCTAATTTTCACAAGTCAAAATTTGGGTTCAACTTTAGTACCAATTGCTATGATTGCGATAGGGATGAAGTTAGAATTAAAACATATATTTTCAAGAATTCATATAGTTTCTATTGCTGTTGTTTTAAAAATGTTTATTGTTCCAATAATCGTTCTTTTTACATTTAAATATATTTATGGAATAGATCAAACTTGGGTTAAAGTTACAATTATTGAAGTAGCAATGCCACCAATGACAATGGCAGCTGTCTTAGCTATAAAAGGTGGTTTAGATGAAAAAATTGCTATAAATTCTTTAGTTTTAGGAGTAATTGCAAGCTTATTTACAATTACTCTCTTCGTTCAATATTTAGCTTAA
- the fmt gene encoding methionyl-tRNA formyltransferase — MSKKVLFMGTPSYATEIFKELLASSYEVVGIFTQEDKPVGRKQILTPPHIKQYCIDNKIDIPIFQPKKLKDNLVAYITVKELEPDFIIVAAYGQILPKEILSIAPCINLHASILPNYRGASPIQEGLLNDDNYLGVTSMFMEEGLDCGDILGFSYLKNEKDLLVDSAFSKLSDIAAKLTIITLDNFENIKPLKQNNSVASFCKKIKKEDGKIDFKSAKKLFLKYKAYSFWPGIFLESELKIKDIELLENISENKSGQILAIEKDYIIVGCQKGSLKIKTIQAPSKNAISAVDYLRGQRLEVGNILA, encoded by the coding sequence TTGAGTAAAAAAGTATTATTTATGGGAACACCATCTTATGCTACAGAAATTTTTAAAGAGTTATTAGCTAGCTCGTATGAAGTTGTAGGAATTTTTACTCAAGAAGATAAACCTGTTGGAAGAAAACAGATTTTAACTCCTCCTCATATAAAGCAATATTGTATTGATAATAAAATAGATATTCCTATTTTTCAACCAAAAAAGTTAAAAGATAATCTTGTGGCTTATATTACAGTAAAAGAGTTGGAACCAGATTTTATAATTGTTGCAGCATATGGACAAATTCTACCAAAAGAGATACTAAGTATTGCACCTTGTATAAATCTTCATGCTTCAATTTTACCAAATTATAGAGGCGCAAGTCCTATTCAAGAAGGACTTTTAAATGATGATAATTATTTAGGAGTTACTTCTATGTTTATGGAAGAAGGACTAGATTGTGGAGATATATTAGGATTTTCATATTTAAAAAATGAGAAAGATTTACTAGTTGATAGTGCTTTTTCTAAATTATCTGATATTGCAGCTAAACTCACAATTATAACTTTAGATAATTTTGAGAATATTAAACCATTAAAACAAAATAATAGTGTAGCCAGTTTTTGTAAAAAAATAAAAAAAGAAGATGGTAAAATAGATTTTAAAAGTGCAAAAAAACTATTTTTAAAATATAAGGCTTACTCATTTTGGCCTGGTATATTTTTAGAATCAGAATTGAAAATAAAAGACATTGAACTTTTAGAAAATATTTCAGAAAATAAATCAGGTCAAATTTTGGCAATTGAAAAAGATTATATTATTGTCGGTTGTCAAAAAGGTAGCTTGAAAATAAAAACTATACAAGCCCCTTCAAAAAATGCAATAAGTGCAGTTGACTATTTAAGAGGACAAAGGTTAGAAGTAGGTAACATTTTAGCTTAA
- the proB gene encoding glutamate 5-kinase — protein MKRLVIKVGTAVLTQDGELAYERMQNLVKLIATLKNEKNIDVILVSSGAVGAGYTSLKLDKSVLANKQTLAAIGQPKLMKTYQEMFEEFGITVAQMLFIADDFDSRKRSKNAKNVMEILLKNKVLPIINENDVISTEELIGDNDQLAAYVTHYFKADMLSILTDIDGYYNKNPREFNDAKILKVVNEISEEELNKKPTANSKFATGGIVTKLKAADFLMQKNIPMYLTSGFDLKNAYEFLVDNIHISGTIFKK, from the coding sequence ATGAAAAGATTGGTTATTAAAGTAGGTACTGCTGTTTTAACTCAAGATGGAGAATTAGCATATGAAAGAATGCAAAATTTAGTTAAGCTGATTGCTACACTAAAAAATGAAAAAAATATTGATGTAATTTTGGTTAGTTCAGGTGCTGTTGGTGCTGGATATACATCTTTGAAGTTAGATAAATCAGTTTTAGCAAATAAACAAACTTTAGCTGCAATTGGTCAACCAAAGCTTATGAAAACTTATCAAGAGATGTTTGAAGAGTTTGGAATAACTGTTGCTCAAATGTTATTTATTGCTGATGATTTTGATTCAAGAAAAAGATCAAAAAATGCAAAAAATGTTATGGAAATATTACTAAAAAATAAAGTTCTTCCTATTATAAATGAAAATGATGTAATTTCAACAGAGGAGTTAATAGGTGATAATGACCAATTAGCAGCATATGTAACACATTATTTTAAAGCAGATATGCTTTCAATATTAACAGATATTGATGGATACTATAATAAAAATCCAAGAGAGTTTAATGATGCTAAAATATTGAAAGTAGTAAATGAAATTTCAGAAGAAGAACTAAACAAAAAACCAACAGCAAATTCAAAATTTGCAACTGGTGGAATTGTTACAAAATTAAAAGCAGCAGATTTTTTAATGCAAAAAAATATCCCAATGTATTTAACAAGTGGTTTTGATTTAAAAAATGCTTATGAATTTTTAGTAGATAATATTCATATTAGTGGAACGATTTTTAAGAAATAA
- the obgE gene encoding GTPase ObgE, with protein sequence MFIDSARFSVSSGKGGQGCASFRREKFVVQGGPDGGDGGKGGDVYFLVDSNTDTLSFYKGKRLFKADKGQPGMGRQKTGKSGEHLVLIVPPGTQIIDDDTNEILYDLLEDGERFLFLEGGKGGLGNVHFKNSRNQRPTYFQPGLPGVTKNIRLELKLIADVGLVGYPNVGKSTLISVTSNATPEIANYEFTTLTPKLGVVNVGEYNSFVMADIPGIIDGASDGRGLGLEFLKHIERTKTLLFTIDVANHRTMIDQYNVLKEELEKFSLELSKRDYAIVLTKIDAYYGEDLQKDIEEFLKALNLESSKSNEYKIDENLPYFIQDLIFSKKDSSKPYFVLPISSLNKTNITPLKYALYTMLGK encoded by the coding sequence ATGTTTATTGATAGTGCAAGATTTAGTGTAAGCTCTGGAAAAGGTGGACAAGGATGTGCATCTTTTAGAAGAGAAAAATTTGTTGTTCAGGGTGGTCCTGATGGTGGAGATGGTGGAAAAGGTGGAGATGTTTATTTTTTAGTTGACAGTAATACAGATACATTATCTTTTTACAAAGGTAAAAGATTATTTAAAGCTGATAAAGGTCAACCAGGAATGGGTAGACAAAAAACTGGAAAATCTGGTGAACATCTAGTTTTAATAGTTCCTCCAGGAACACAAATTATAGATGATGATACAAATGAAATTTTATATGATCTTTTAGAAGACGGTGAAAGATTTTTGTTCCTTGAAGGTGGAAAAGGTGGACTTGGTAATGTTCATTTTAAAAATTCTAGGAATCAAAGACCTACTTATTTCCAACCAGGATTACCAGGTGTTACAAAAAATATTAGATTAGAATTAAAATTAATAGCAGATGTTGGTTTAGTTGGATATCCAAATGTAGGTAAATCTACTTTAATTTCAGTTACATCAAATGCAACTCCAGAAATTGCTAATTATGAATTTACAACACTTACTCCAAAACTAGGGGTTGTTAATGTTGGAGAATATAACTCTTTTGTTATGGCAGATATTCCTGGAATTATTGATGGTGCAAGTGATGGAAGAGGACTAGGTCTTGAATTTTTAAAACATATAGAAAGAACAAAAACTCTGTTATTTACTATTGATGTTGCAAACCATAGAACTATGATTGATCAATATAATGTTTTAAAAGAAGAATTAGAAAAGTTTTCATTAGAATTATCAAAAAGAGATTATGCAATAGTTTTAACAAAGATTGATGCTTACTATGGAGAAGATTTACAAAAAGATATAGAAGAATTTTTAAAAGCTTTAAATCTTGAGTCTTCTAAATCGAATGAGTATAAAATAGATGAAAATTTACCATATTTTATTCAAGATTTAATTTTCTCAAAAAAAGATAGTAGTAAACCATATTTTGTATTACCTATATCATCATTGAATAAAACAAATATAACACCACTTAAATATGCTCTTTATACTATGTTAGGAAAATAG